A segment of the Mauremys mutica isolate MM-2020 ecotype Southern chromosome 7, ASM2049712v1, whole genome shotgun sequence genome:
GTTAGCCCTGGTGCTGTCCCTGGGGCTGGTGCTAAGGGCAGATTACAGACACACGGGAAGGGGTttgtgtctccccatctcactccTGTTTGTGTGTGAACGCAGAGCTCCCTGCGCCTGGACCCTCCATCTCCATCAGCCCCAGTGGGGTGATCGCCCTGGGGGGAGCCGTCACCATCCGCTGTCAGTGTCGGTGCGAGGGCAGGAGGTTATTTCTGTATAAAGGTAGATTCCAAATCCAGGAGCTGGATGCTGCTGGTGAGGGGGGTGAATTCACCATCCCCAATGCCAGATGGGAACATGGAGGGGTCTACAGCTGCCGATCTCACTCTGGATCAGAGCCGCCCAACTGGTCGTATCTCAGTGACATCATGCATATCATTGTAGCAGGTGAGGAGCCCGGCTCAGtgttcctgctcccagccccacacccagccagaccATCATAGGGGTCTCTGGGCAGATGGGACACTCTTGGATGTTACTTAACctgcctgtgcctccatttccccttgtaTGAATGGGGGATAATCATGCCTCCTGCACCTTGTGTCTGGTTAGATTGTCAGGACTTGGCTTTAGGGAGGGGGCTTTTTCTCACTCTGTCTGTGTAGCACCCAgcacctctgactcccagccctctcctgatctaaccactagaccccactcccttcccagagccagggatagaacccaggagtcctggatcccaggctgcagggcccaaTTAGGTAGATAGACAGGTACAGAGGGGTGCTCTGGATTTTAGGCAGTTTCGGGCGTAGCTCCCAGGAATCTCTGGGGTCTCGGAGAGGTTTCTCTGGCAGGGTTTTCTCCCAGGGGCCCCGTCTCTGGGACCGTGCGGTAACTACGGGCACAGTGACTGTGCCAGGGTCTATCTCACGGCTTGTCTCCTTCTCACTGCAGAGCTCAGCTACCAaaaaccctccatctccctgcaccccagctgggaGGTCACCCTGGGGGGAGCTGTGACTGTCCAGTGTCAGGCTCAATACCAGACCGTGAGGTTCCTTCTGTACAAAGATGGAAACCCGAATGTGCTGCAGGATGCGGAGCCTGCTGGGGATATGAATGAGTTTCCCATTTGCAACGTGAGCCGGAGAGATGCAGGGAGCTACCGATGCTATTATTACCGCAAATTGGACCCATTCATCTGGTCTCATCCCAGTGACaccgtggagctggtggtagcaggtgaggggctcaGCTCAGtatccctgctcccagctgcacccCAGCTGGACCCTTAGTGGCAGGGGCATGTGGAAGCAAGCAGGTGCAGGGGCTCCCTGAATCAGTGGGGTCAGAGCACAGAACTCCTCCGGGGAGCagagccagctcctctggctgcGGGGGCACACAAAGAGTCTCTCCAAAATCAGCCACATTTTTATTCCTGTGCGCACCCCTGATCAGGGGGTCTCTGCGCCAATGGGACGCTCAGATCCAGGTCTGCCCTGAGCCCTAAGCCCAGTAGAGGGGATGCCCGGATGGGGGACAGGGACGGAATCACTGGTGGGTCCCCAGCAAGGGGCAGCAGAAGCTGCTGgagcagaggttggcaacctttcagaagtggtgtgccgagtcttcatttagtcactctaatttaaggtgttgagtgccagtaatacattttaacgtttttagaaggtctttttctataagtctataatatataactaaactatcgttgtatgtaaagtaaataaggtttttaaaatgtttaagaaggttcatttaaaattaaattaaaatgcagagccccctggactggtggccaggacccaggcagtgtgagtgtcactgaaaatcagctcgtgtgctgccttcggcacctgtgcataggttgcctacccctgtgctggAGGTTTGATtctgagggaggggggatccctgccccggtgggagctgcagagcaggggcctttCCCAGGGGATGCTGCCCTGGCCTTCCCCGCTGTGGGGATGCACAAAGGAGTAGAGGCccagccggccccgcccccagcctgtgaCTGCATTCCCTGGCTAGCTGTGTGATGCCCACCTGAGCTGGGGGCTGTCGGGTTAACGAGCAGTGGAAGTGCACAAGTTGGCTGCTCAGTTTTGAGGAGAATTCCAAGGACTCCCGGGCAGCTGAAGTGTGGGGAGCTCGAGCTTGGGGCAGTATTTTTttgtggtggggagagaaagaaaccagcaggggacagcagccagcagctccttcccctgcccccattgccCCTGGTGGAAATGGCTGGTAGAGTTTGGAGGGAGGCTGCCCAATGCCGGAAGACACCAGCAGCTAGCGAGGTAACAGCCAACACCAGAAATGAAGGGACCCAGCGAGCGGGGAGCCAGTGGATAGTGACCTGGTGGCCGAGCTGTATCATCGAAAGGTACTAGGCACGGAGCTGGCAGGGGAAAAGTCCTGCTGAGAAGGGGCAGAGATGGCAGGAACAGGAGGAGGCAGACAGAGAGGGAAACTTAAGGAAAGAACCGTGCAGTGACAGAAGAAGAAAATTAATGAGTCTCTAAGTTACCTAAGAAATTGTTAGAAAACTGTGAGAGAAGTGAAGCACGAATGAAACATGATGGAAATGAGCTGTGAGCAAAGAGAAATGGGCTTAAGAAGTGAGGAGGACGTGAGCAGTAGTGAAAGTGAAGTAAATAGTACGGACAAAACATCCACCCAGCACCTTCAGGTGCAGCGACAGGAAGGGAAAAATTGCTAGAGAGCAAAGGGACTCTAAAAAAAGCAGCGGAGGGTCAGTTGTTGAATTGAGAAGCCGACCCATCACCTGGAGAAATCGCTACAGGTATCTGAGCTGGAGCTCAGAGCAGCAAACAGAGACGGTGCAAGGGAAGGGCTCAAGATACAACAAGCCAGCCAAGGAACAGAGAAGCCGCAAAGGGACCGTAGAGTGGTGGGTTCTGGCCTAGTGCCTTGGATGTTCCAACTCCAGATCCTGGTGCTCCATGAATGTAAATTGTTGCCCATGAAGCGGGTTTAATTCAGCCAATGGTAGTTACTGTTCAGGCAGCTCAGCAAGAGTTCCCAGTGTGACCCTACCCAGCAGTTCCTGCTACACCAGCGAACTCTGATTCACTTGTGATCGTTCCCCACTGAACTGATTTCTCCTTCCGCAGCAGATGGAGATAAAACGCAATTGGCCTATAGGTCCCCTCGGCctctccttgccctgccccagccacccctccaAGGGCTCCAAGCGCCGTTGCCttgctgaggggtgggggaccCCGTGTCTCTTGTGTCACCAGCCCAGCTCCTTTGGTCTTGGATTCGGGGGAAAAGCATCCAGGagactctctccctgcagcccctgtatcGACCTCATCACTGGGGCCGGGCTGTGGGGACGGGGTGCAGTGACCGTGCCGGGGTCTGTGTCTCAAGGCCTGTCTCCTCCTGCCAGCAAAGCCCAGTTACCCCAAACTCAACATCTCCCTGCACCCCGGACGGAGTACAGTGACCGTACCAGGATCTGTGTTTggttgtcacggactcacagatcatgcccactcttggccccgtgcggtccgtggggggaacccccttcagtgagacagccttctcgggggtccactctctctcagggttaggcccctccacctcctggagccgcacctctctgaggcttagcacacctgtctctcgctgtgggccccctcagggagtccactcgctctggacccccaggGCCTCACCCCATGAAGGGAATAATGCAACCGtgttctctagaccagagtgactctcagccagcgtaaaacaggagggtttactGAGCATCTGAACctagcacaggaaactctcagggcctcaggcctggcctccctcagcacagcacatcccagtctcccctgcatccaggtggactctgcctgctccccctctccagcccagagcccccccgcttcccagctgggc
Coding sequences within it:
- the LOC123374795 gene encoding leukocyte immunoglobulin-like receptor subfamily B member 2, translated to MASALTVLFLGCWLARQSRVSGQLPAPGPSISISPSGVIALGGAVTIRCQCRCEGRRLFLYKGRFQIQELDAAGEGGEFTIPNARWEHGGVYSCRSHSGSEPPNWSYLSDIMHIIVAELSYQKPSISLHPSWEVTLGGAVTVQCQAQYQTVRFLLYKDGNPNVLQDAEPAGDMNEFPICNVSRRDAGSYRCYYYRKLDPFIWSHPSDTVELVVADAGGTDPTQLGATLTPTRPGIAGPGTRTGVRKSPSTLRETGESVPSAAPVLTHTIIAGVSAAAAVLLLLLLAFLCYRRKGPALRQSREPKAAATLYTLVGEGKELDFLPQEPDPGTEGLTYAELDGQALQAKRGGPAPALEPVVYATINVSRGHHRQSSWGAEAPPTSIV